From Deinococcus detaillensis, one genomic window encodes:
- a CDS encoding SDR family oxidoreductase has product MDLQLTGKTVLVTAASAGLGYATAAALSVEGARVAICSRDLARAQAAAQQIQDASGNEVLAFGADVASETDLTQLFADVNEVFGKLDILVCNAGGPPAGNFSALSEVQWATGFQLTLMSVVRSVRLALPLLKAAGGGRVLTILSSSVKKPIDNLTLSNTFRPAVQGLCKSLSLELAGDNIQVNGLAPGRIETGRINELDDALAAKQGKSRSEIRAASEAQIPMKRLGQPDEFGRVAAFLCSPAAAYVNGSVLLVDGGAMTSL; this is encoded by the coding sequence ATGGATTTACAACTCACAGGAAAAACGGTGCTTGTGACGGCGGCCAGTGCAGGTCTGGGTTACGCGACGGCAGCGGCGCTCTCGGTAGAAGGGGCGCGGGTGGCCATCTGTTCGCGTGATCTGGCCCGCGCTCAGGCAGCGGCCCAACAGATTCAAGACGCAAGCGGCAACGAAGTGCTGGCTTTCGGGGCCGACGTTGCCAGCGAAACCGACTTGACCCAGCTCTTTGCCGATGTGAACGAGGTTTTTGGCAAGCTCGACATTCTGGTGTGCAACGCGGGCGGGCCACCAGCCGGTAACTTCTCAGCGCTCAGCGAGGTGCAGTGGGCCACTGGTTTTCAACTCACCCTGATGAGCGTGGTGCGGAGCGTGCGGCTGGCCTTGCCACTACTGAAAGCGGCAGGCGGCGGGCGTGTCCTGACCATTCTCAGCAGCAGCGTCAAGAAACCGATTGACAACCTGACTTTATCGAACACTTTCCGGCCCGCCGTGCAGGGGCTGTGTAAGAGTCTGTCGCTGGAACTGGCGGGCGACAATATTCAGGTGAACGGCTTAGCGCCGGGGCGCATTGAAACCGGGCGAATCAACGAGCTGGACGACGCGCTCGCTGCCAAGCAGGGCAAGAGCCGGAGCGAAATCCGGGCCGCGTCCGAGGCGCAGATTCCGATGAAACGGTTGGGGCAACCCGATGAGTTCGGACGGGTAGCGGCCTTCTTGTGCTCGCCCGCCGCCGCTTATGTCAACGGTAGCGTGCTGCTGGTGGACGGCGGGGCAATGACCAGTTTGTAG
- the gcvP gene encoding aminomethyl-transferring glycine dehydrogenase: MRPLSELLQTDDFTRRHIAPSPAEQTEMLRELGADTLEAFIASVVPAAIVRENEMLVGGPVTEAQAIADLKVLASKNKVFRSYIGMGYSGTHTPPVVLRNILENPGWYTAYTPYQAEISQGRLEMLLNFQQMVMDMTGMEVANASLLDEATAAAEAMTLAKRTAKAKGNVFFVADDVHPQTLDVIRTRAEYFGYDVVVGAADAEMPEGTFAALVQTPGTYGDLHDITPIAERLHASQAALIVATDLLACALVTPPGEQGADIVIGNSQRFGVPMGFGGPHAAFLACRSSYQRSMPGRVIGVSKDSKGKTALRMAMQTREQHIRREKATSNICTAQALLANMAAAYAVWHGPEGIKTIAERVHLLTGMLAKALQDAGLKPSESFFDTLSFEGDQNAIRVRAEAKEINFRYSGGKIGVNLDETVTVHDLADIIEVITGGAADIATLEAGATEGIASSLQRSTPFLTHPTFSAHHSEHGMLRYLKLLENKDYSLTHGMIPLGSCTMKLNATTEMLPVTWPELGAIHPFAPTDQTEGYAELLAELERWLADITGYDAVSLQPNSGAQGEYAGLLTIRKYHQSRGDSHRVICLIPASAHGTNPASAAMMGMTVVVVKTDADGNIDFADLKEKAEQHSDNLGALMITYPSTHGVFEENVREVCELIHQHGGQVYLDGANMNAQVGLTSPGFIGSDVSHLNLHKTFAIPHGGGGPGMGPIGVKAHLTPFLPNHSVRPTSDSTTGAVSAAPYGSASILPISYLYIRLLGAAGLKRSSEVAILNANYIAHKLRGAYPVLYAGAGGRVAHECIIDIRPLKQESGISEEDIAKRLMDYGFHAPTMSFPVAGTLMIEPTESEPKAELDRFVEAMLGIRREIQEVEDGLIAAEDSPLRHAPHTQDDLVAGEWNRAYSREVAAFPAPAQKHWKYWPSVNRVDNVYGDRNFVCSCPPMENWVGV; this comes from the coding sequence ATGCGCCCCCTCTCTGAACTCTTGCAAACCGACGACTTTACCCGCCGCCACATTGCCCCGAGCCCCGCTGAGCAAACTGAGATGCTGCGTGAGCTGGGCGCTGACACTCTGGAAGCTTTCATCGCATCTGTCGTTCCTGCCGCCATCGTACGGGAAAACGAAATGCTGGTCGGCGGCCCAGTCACCGAGGCGCAGGCGATTGCCGATCTGAAGGTGCTGGCGAGCAAGAACAAGGTGTTCAGGAGCTACATCGGGATGGGGTACAGCGGCACCCACACACCGCCTGTGGTGCTCCGCAACATCCTGGAGAATCCGGGCTGGTACACCGCTTACACGCCGTATCAGGCTGAGATCTCGCAGGGGCGGCTGGAAATGCTGCTCAACTTTCAGCAGATGGTGATGGACATGACCGGCATGGAGGTCGCCAACGCCAGCTTGCTGGACGAGGCCACTGCCGCTGCCGAGGCCATGACGCTGGCCAAGCGCACCGCCAAAGCCAAGGGCAACGTGTTCTTCGTGGCCGACGACGTGCATCCGCAGACGCTGGACGTGATTCGCACGCGGGCCGAGTACTTCGGCTATGACGTGGTGGTAGGCGCAGCGGACGCCGAAATGCCAGAAGGCACCTTCGCCGCGCTGGTTCAGACGCCCGGCACTTACGGCGACTTGCACGACATCACCCCGATTGCCGAGCGCCTGCACGCTTCGCAAGCGGCCCTGATCGTCGCCACCGATCTGCTGGCCTGCGCCCTGGTGACGCCTCCCGGCGAGCAGGGGGCCGATATTGTCATCGGCAACTCGCAGCGCTTCGGTGTGCCGATGGGCTTCGGTGGGCCGCACGCGGCGTTCCTGGCTTGCCGCAGCAGCTACCAGCGCTCAATGCCGGGCCGCGTGATTGGCGTCAGTAAGGACAGCAAGGGCAAAACTGCACTGAGAATGGCGATGCAGACCCGCGAGCAGCACATCCGGCGCGAGAAGGCGACCAGCAACATCTGCACGGCTCAGGCGCTGCTGGCGAACATGGCCGCCGCCTACGCGGTGTGGCACGGGCCGGAAGGCATTAAGACCATTGCCGAGCGGGTGCATCTGCTGACGGGCATGCTGGCGAAGGCGCTGCAAGACGCGGGCCTGAAGCCGAGCGAAAGCTTTTTCGACACGCTGAGCTTTGAGGGCGATCAAAACGCGATTCGGGTGCGGGCCGAGGCGAAGGAAATCAACTTTCGGTATAGCGGCGGCAAGATCGGCGTCAACCTGGACGAAACCGTCACCGTTCACGACCTCGCGGACATTATTGAGGTCATTACGGGCGGGGCGGCAGATATAGCCACACTGGAAGCAGGCGCAACCGAGGGCATTGCGTCCAGCCTTCAGCGTTCCACGCCGTTCCTGACGCACCCCACCTTCAGCGCCCACCACTCCGAGCACGGCATGTTACGCTACCTGAAGCTGCTGGAGAACAAGGATTACAGCCTGACGCACGGCATGATTCCGCTGGGCAGCTGCACCATGAAGCTGAACGCCACCACCGAGATGCTGCCGGTGACGTGGCCGGAACTGGGGGCCATTCACCCGTTCGCGCCCACTGACCAGACCGAGGGGTACGCCGAGCTGCTGGCCGAGCTGGAACGCTGGCTGGCCGACATCACCGGCTACGACGCCGTGAGTTTGCAGCCCAACAGCGGAGCGCAGGGCGAGTACGCGGGCCTGCTGACCATTCGCAAGTACCACCAGAGCCGAGGTGACTCGCACCGCGTCATCTGCCTGATTCCGGCCAGCGCCCACGGTACCAACCCGGCCAGCGCGGCCATGATGGGCATGACGGTGGTGGTGGTCAAGACCGACGCGGACGGCAACATCGACTTTGCGGATCTGAAGGAAAAGGCCGAGCAGCACAGCGACAACCTGGGCGCACTGATGATTACCTATCCCAGCACGCACGGCGTGTTCGAGGAGAACGTGCGCGAGGTCTGCGAGCTGATTCACCAGCACGGTGGACAGGTCTACCTCGACGGAGCCAACATGAACGCGCAGGTGGGCCTCACCAGCCCCGGCTTCATCGGCTCGGACGTGTCGCACCTGAACTTGCACAAGACCTTTGCCATTCCGCACGGCGGCGGCGGGCCGGGCATGGGGCCGATTGGGGTCAAGGCGCACCTGACTCCGTTCTTGCCCAACCACAGCGTTCGCCCCACCTCGGACAGCACCACCGGAGCCGTCAGCGCCGCGCCGTATGGCAGCGCCAGCATCCTGCCTATTTCGTACCTGTACATCCGGCTGCTGGGAGCGGCGGGCCTGAAGCGCTCCAGCGAGGTCGCCATTTTGAACGCCAACTACATTGCCCACAAGCTGCGCGGGGCGTATCCGGTGCTGTACGCCGGAGCAGGCGGGCGGGTGGCGCACGAGTGCATCATCGACATCCGGCCCCTCAAGCAGGAGAGCGGCATCAGCGAGGAAGACATCGCCAAGCGGCTGATGGATTACGGCTTCCACGCGCCCACCATGAGTTTTCCGGTGGCGGGCACGCTGATGATCGAACCCACCGAGAGCGAGCCGAAAGCCGAGCTCGACCGCTTTGTGGAGGCCATGCTGGGCATTCGCCGCGAGATTCAGGAAGTGGAAGACGGCCTGATTGCCGCCGAGGACAGCCCGCTGAGGCACGCGCCGCACACGCAGGACGATCTGGTCGCTGGCGAGTGGAACCGGGCCTACAGCCGCGAGGTGGCGGCCTTTCCCGCGCCCGCGCAGAAGCACTGGAAATACTGGCCGAGCGTGAACCGCGTGGACAACGTGTACGGGGACAGGAATTTCGTGTGTAGCTGCCCGCCGATGGAGAATTGGGTCGGGGTGTGA